The sequence below is a genomic window from Salinispira pacifica.
AGACATATTCCTTGTTGATGGTATCGCCGTTACCTCTGAGGGTTGCATCCTTGTATGGCGTCAGTTTGGTGTCCTTCTCGTCCGCACCACTGTCATCAACCCTGATGTTCACACTATATGAATCAGTCAAGTTGTCGTTATCGGTGACGGTGAGTGTAACGGTATAACTTCCCGGCTGGGTGTACGTATGGGTCAGATTTGATGATATGGTCCAAGCCAGATTGTTGATATTTGTACCTGTAACAGGTGCTGATCCGTCACCAAAGTCCCATTCATAGCTTGCCAGATCAGGATCATTGTTTTCATCCACAACGTATGAATCATTCTGGGTTATCGCGAGTACGTTCGAGTCTCCATTGATATCAAGCAAAGTTGAGTCTACGGCAAATTTCGCCACCGGAGCGGGATCTGATCCTGCATCGGTAATGCTTACATCGTGACTCGCAGTGGCTTCGGCACCCTGATCATCGGTGACGGTAACGGTTACGGTGTATTCCCCGGCACTTGAATAGCTGTGGCTTTCAGTGGCTGATCCGCTTTCAACGGTTGAACCATCGCCGAAATCCCATGCATGGTTTGCAATAGTGCCGTCTGTATCATCTGCGTTGACCGCAAAATCCAGGGATTGTCCGGTATAACCATAGTCGGGACTGCTTGCATCAAAGCTCACCGTGGGCAATTCGTTGCTGCTGCCGGCAATCACATTCACCCGGATGTCATCGGCGACTTCATCGTAGGGATCGCTCACGTTCAGTCTGATAATATAATCACCTGCCTGATCGGGTGTGAAGCTGGTGTAGAAGACGCCGGGATTGGCCAGACTGTCATCGGTGATGGCTGAAGTCTCGGGTACGGCGAAAATTTCCCAGAGATAATCCAGGGGGGAACCGTCGGGATCGCTTGAGCCCGAACCGTCAAGATACACTGTTTCGCCCAGCACCACCGTCTGATCACCGCCGGCATCAGCCACAGGTTTTTGATTTGAAACATCATCGAAGGTGCCCAGCGGGTCACAACTCATGAGAAGTAGCAAAGCCGATATCAATACTGCAAAAATAATCTGTATCCGTTTCATACTGTATCCCCTTGTTTTCGGAACCCCGG
It includes:
- a CDS encoding PKD domain-containing protein; the encoded protein is MKRIQIIFAVLISALLLLMSCDPLGTFDDVSNQKPVADAGGDQTVVLGETVYLDGSGSSDPDGSPLDYLWEIFAVPETSAITDDSLANPGVFYTSFTPDQAGDYIIRLNVSDPYDEVADDIRVNVIAGSSNELPTVSFDASSPDYGYTGQSLDFAVNADDTDGTIANHAWDFGDGSTVESGSATESHSYSSAGEYTVTVTVTDDQGAEATASHDVSITDAGSDPAPVAKFAVDSTLLDINGDSNVLAITQNDSYVVDENNDPDLASYEWDFGDGSAPVTGTNINNLAWTISSNLTHTYTQPGSYTVTLTVTDNDNLTDSYSVNIRVDDSGADEKDTKLTPYKDATLRGNGDTINKEYVFAGLYRDEKDPFAAVFAFDMRDFIQNSFSISEAVMILEYRSVEGDEIDKAVFQPRVINPGYEWKEDSAGDYEEMLNKSEPFGEKISFTELGATYKLDLSEAASKWVKEGYESLDIMLEPIGQTPTGSLIQFKAQETEEPNVRLNLRYYE